The Nicotiana tomentosiformis chromosome 9, ASM39032v3, whole genome shotgun sequence genome contains the following window.
TCTCTACCCCTTTGAACTAGAGGTTAGCAATGTCTTTCAACTGGTCGGCTTCCAATCGAACCACTCGATAGTCTTTAACTCCCAGCAAAGTAGTAGCTTTCTCAACTTCCTCCGAGAAGTCCTGAGGGTATACAGTAGGATTTGTACTGGTGAAAACTGGTGGCTCAAGTCTCACAAATTTCATGGCCAACTGCGCCATGTCCTCAACCACTGGTGCTCTCATCCCTCCTTGTTGGAGTGTCTGAATACCCACTTGAAGGTTATGTAGGGTCTACATAGCCATGGGTCTGCGAAAGTATCCATAGCCTTCCTAATATCATTGAGGGTCTTCTCTAAGTGATTTGGTTCTAGAGGTGGAGCAGGTGTCTCATCAACGTTTTCCTCGAGCTCCTGGACCATCCTTGGAGCCATTGGATCTGGCACAGTCTGTGCTCTTGCAGCCTTCGGAGGTCGCCCCCTAGGTCTAGCGGGTACCCCTCCCGAAGCTGCATCAGGTATAAGAGCAGCTTCCTGGTTCATATTACTGCCACACGTGTTCACCATTTTCTACCAATGGATATAGCTTACGAGTTAGGAAATATTTCTTAGCTCTATTACATGATtctagaataagaagaaagagttAAGTGTTCTTATAATGTCCATATAGCCTTGTCgatataagtatggtgcacaacacaccaatACAGAGAAGTCTACCAGACACGATTCTATAGACTTCCTAGGACTCAAATtagaacctagggctctgataccaagtttgtcacaccctaAAATCACGTGATCGGCACTCGGTATTCTACCCGACCCGAGTGAACCATCCCATAAATTAATACTCACCTATGTTCCTAACAGGAGGATGCAAAAGCCTGTTAAAGTACAAACATTTTAAGATATAAAACAAGACATGAATAATATCTTtaagtaaatatttttctttgaaaGAAAACTTCATAAATATAAAAGAAAGTTTCATTCATGCGTGCCATATTAGTAACCATAGGATTACAACCCAAAATGAATACTACTATTGTTTGTGGAATCTCTATGACACATAATGAAATAGTTAACCTAGGCATAACCCAATGGCTTAAaggataataatataataaagttcTCCATGGGTACGAGTGTGGAGTCTCaccaaaagaatcaatagaaaaTGTAGAGCTGCCCTAACCATGCGGTCCAAGCTGCTCAGGTCTAGTCGCTCAAAACGGAAATGGAAATGTGGCTGAAAGGCCTAAGCTCTACATGCCTAGTACGAATCATGAACCGTTCCCCAAAAGAAAATAGGACAAAACTTAAGAAGATATAAGATATTCAATAACAATTGATATAGAAAGAAGCCTTTATATCCATTaacaatttagaaaataaaataaaatagtatGGTAAAACATATTCAAAGTCTTCCTTTAGCATTAATATTTGCAAATCATGTTACATTTTTCATTTACTAGGAgcactataccatcaccgacacgaaagaaggtcaactaggttatgtacctagcggcaaaaatcatataccctacttgctcagttCGTCTCATCGTTGTACCGCATGAATCGACTCAGTAATGCTAATAAAGTAGCACAATAGTACCCCCCCCCCCCTAATGGGAAGTACTCTGTCGTAATTTCCAACTGTAAGGTAGGTTCTACGCCTATactggcacatgtagtttcatgaCCTAATGAGAAAACGTATACAAGGTTATTCTCGGTGAACTtaagtaactcccaaaacatttaCATTAATCAATGAGGATGTTCATAGCCAAATCAACTATTTTAGAATAGTTAAATCCAAGATATTTCACAACTCAtatatttccatttcaaaaataCTACAAGTGCTATTCcttatttttgttttaaaaatttgaataacatttcaagaaaataatattcaTAGCTCTTAAATCTTTTATGATGCAAGAAATGGTACAATCCCAACTCACTCATTCCCACAAGCTAGGACTCACATTTAGAAACTCAATTTAATCGTATTTCGATATGAGTATGGAGAAAGGCTGTGAGGGTAATAAGTTTCAACGTACCTCAAATAGCTTCCAAACTTACCCCAAATGATCCAATAATGTCGATGAGCCGCAATCTACATATATGAACTCACATAATTTAATAATGCGTCACAATAATACCAACTAAGCCAACTAAGTGTCTAACACTTAAGTCCAACTTAATAAGTTTATCAAAAATCCCCATTTCATCATTTGAAGGCCAAAACTTGAATAATAACTTCAACTCATTCATTAAACTTGTTATTGGATCTAGTCGTtccactagaaactcaaaataacatcatTCAAGTAAGACCCAACAGTATTCATCATCCCTACCAACCAACTCTTCTAGGGTTTCATGAATAAATgtttaaatataaatctttcttcaTAAATATACTCTACTATGTTCATGGAGTATAATATATAAGTTTGGAGTGAAGAAATTACCTCTTTGTCAAACCCTATAAAATTCAAGATTTGAGTTCTTgaagtgttcttgagattttcttTAAGAATCTATAATTTTCATGTAGTTGAAGAGTTAAGAGATGTATTTAATGAATTAAATCAACCAAGAAAGATTTAAATTCTTACCTTAAAGGTGTATTAATGGTAGAGAGTTCTCTTCTCTCTCTAAGTCTTCAAAGACAAATCCCCAAAATATAAGACCAATCTCCTCCCGTAATTGCCTTTAAAAGGCTTGAGAACTCGGAGGCCGCATGGGACACGTCGCATGCTTCATCGCGTGCGTCCCAGCACCTTCAATTTGTGTGGACGCCAACTTTCGCGATGGGACAAGTTCACTGCCTCAAATTTTGGCAGTTTCAAAATCGAGACATATAAACTTCATTCTTTGTTTGCTAATTTACCACTCTTGGACTTTGTATTCCTTTGTCTCCTTGTCCCCTTACTTCGTGACATCCCTTACTTTTCCAATTCATTTTTAATTAGCCACCTTTGTTGCAAgtttgatttatttattttattttcacttATTTCCATGCATATTATTCAATTCCATAgcatttaataattaattccttgGGTCCCATAATGTGTATCTATCCCAGCCACTCCAAAACTCAAACATTCGTCAAAAGCTTCATCTTTCTGACATTAATATTTTCCTTTCAAGGGTTGTTAATAAGATTTTTAATTACCATTAATCCAACACTCATTCTTCGATAAAATAATTATTTCCAAATATCTCAATAACTTCGTTCTACTCAAATAATTCATGTAGCTTGGGTTAGATCAAATTACATCCTTAAGCTCAAATTAAATCCAAATTATTCATAGAAGTTACGGGgctttacattctccctcacttagaaacattcgtcctcgaatgtaagtcTTTAGTCATTTTTAAATCCAAAATTTTACTATCCAAGCTTTTCTTTAACTTGCAAATCGTTAATGcctcaaaatttgactaactctccAAATTCTAAAACTTTCGGCAGAGTTTTCTTTGTTTCTAGGAATACCTAAATTTTCAATCCACCTGTGAACCATGAGAATACAATATAAAATGCCCCACGCGGCTCTACTCATCACAACTACATCAATAAAGGCCTCCACGATTTCACAATCTTCAAACACCATTACATAGCCTCTCTCGGCATCATGAAAATAAAATCTATTACCATGAGACAGATCTTACCATCATGAGCAGTAAATGAATCGATGACATCGGAAAATACCGAATCCCAACCCATACGTAAAATAAATCAATTGATCATTTTCCCCATGGAAGTAAAATATAAACTCTAAGCTCAAGATTTCTAAAAAGTAGTCATACATGAAGTCGCGAATAAGTGTGGGTATCTAATTTTCAtatcttcctcggcctcctaagtagcctcctcaacaTCATGATTACGCCATAAAACTTTAAGTGAAGCTATGTCTTTAGTCCTCAACctacggacttgcctatcaagaatctcAACCGGTTCTTCGTCATAAGTTAAACCGTCATTTATTTCTACTACCTCTGATGAGATGATGTGAGTAGGATCTAGAATATACCCTCGTAGCATCGATACATGAAAAACAGGGTGAACTGAAGTCATCGATGCAGGTAACTGCAGCTTGTAGACTACTTCACCAATCCTTTTCAAGACTCGATATGGACCAATGAATCTAGGAcatagcttgcccttcttcccaaatctcataatgcCATTCATTGGTGATACCTTCAAGAATACTTgatcaccctctttaaattcCAAATTACGATGATGTACATCTGTATAGAGTTTTTGTCGACTCTGAGCGGTCTTAAGTCGTTGTTAAATCAAAGCCACCTTCTGTAAGACATCATGCACAAGACCAGGACCAAGTAGTCCTACCTCAGTCGGCTTAAACCATCCAATAGGTGATCTATAATGCcgtccatacaaagcctcatagggagccatctggatactagcctgatagctattattgtaggaaaaTTCAACCAGAGGTAAGTGTTCATCCCAATTTACACCAAAATCAAGGACACTGGcccgcaacatatcctcaagcatctgaatagttcTCCCAGCTtgtccgtcagtctgtggatgaaaagcagTACTCAAATTGACACTTGTACACAATCCTTCTTGAAAGGACTGCTAAAAATGAGTAGTAAACTGGGTCCCTCTATCAGATATAATGGAAACTGGAataccgtgaagtctgacaatttcTTTCAAGTACAACTTAGCATATTGCGGTGTCGTGTCAGTCATATTTACCGGTAAGAAATGCGCCGACTTTGTAAGtcggtctacaatcacccaaatagagtCATGCTCTAAGCAAGTGCGAGTCAAACCCACCACAAAGTctatattaatcatctcccacttccaaaGATGAATCTCAATATTCTAAGCCAacccaccaggtctttgatgctcagcTTTTACTTGCTGGCAATTGAAACATCTAGCCATGAAGTCTGAAACGTTTTCCTTCATTCGATTCCACCAATACAACTCCCTCAAGTCCGTGTACATTTTTGTGGACCCTGGATGTATAGAATATCTCGATTTGTGTGCCTAAGCCATAATTTCATTACGAATTCCATCAACATGCACAAATGACCGTTCATCTTTAACACCCCATCCTCATCAAGAGAAAATGCAAGGATATCTTTAGATTGTACACCATTTCGAATATTCATCAAATTTGGATCTTCAAATTGCTTAGCCTTGACACGCTCAATAAGTGAGGAACGTGCTATGGCACAAGCGGCAATGTCTTTAGCTATCGGTAAATGTGCCAAAGTACCTCCTGACTTTTGGCTTAGCGAGTCGGCTACCACATTCGCCTTCCTCGGATGGTAATGAATGCTTAAATCACAATCCTTCAATAGTTCTAACCATATTCTTTGCCTCAGGTTTAATTCCCTCTACTTGAATATATATTGCAAGCTTTTATGGTCAGAATATACTTCACAGTgcacaccatacaaataatgcctccaaattttcaaagCAAATACCACCGGCAAGTTCCAAGTCATGGgtcagatagttcttctcatggatcttcaattgtctagaagcataagcaataacctTACCTTTCTGCATCAAGACATAGTCCAACCCAACTCTagaggcgtcacaatataccacaaagcCATCTGAACCTGTTGGCAAGGTCAATACCGGCGTCGTAGTCAATCTAGCTTTCAACTCTTGAAAACTTCTCTCACAAGCATCCGACCACTGAAACTTCATTGCTCTTTGCGTCAACTTGGTTAACGGAGATGCAAGAGTAGAAAATCCTTCAACAAACCATTGATAGTAGCTCActaatcccaagaaactacggatctctgtcgGTGTagttggtctaggccaactcttaaCCGCttcaatcttttgaggatcaaccctAATACCTTCACGAGTTACCACATAATCCAAGAATGCTACGGATTCAAGTAAAaaattcacacttagagaatttgtcATACAACTTTTGCTCCAAAAGCATCTACAACACTATCCTCAAATGATTGACATGTTCCTCGTTACTTCACGAATAgactaatatgtcatcaatgaaaacaatCACGAACCTGTCAAAAAATGGTTTAAAACCCTGATTCATTAGATCCATAAAGGTTGCGGgtgcatttgttagcccaaatgacatcaccaaaaattcataatGCCTGTAGCGGGTCCGAAAAGCCATTTTGGGAATATCCTTCTCTCGAGTTTTCAATTGATGATACCTtgaccttaaatcaatcttcgagaagtACTTCGCCCCttacaactggtcaaacaagtcatctattcgaggtaatggatacctattcttgACGGTCACCTTGTTAAGttgcctgtagtcaatacacGTCCTcaaagaaccatctttctttttcacaaataacactggcgcaccccaaggtgatacactaggtctaataaacccTTTATCCAATAAATCTttcaattgctccttcaattctatcAACTCAGCTGGAGCTATTTGGTATGGGGGAATAGATATCAGGTGAGTATCTAGCACCAAATATATCCCAAAGTCGATGACCCGATCTGGTGGAATACCCGGAAGCTCTGCAGTAAAAACATCAGGAAATGCATTAACAATTGGCACAGACTGAATGCTTGCTACCTCTACAGTTGAGTCGGTGACTTTGACTAAATGATAAAGACAGCCCTTCGTAATAATCTTATTCGCCTtaaggtatgaaataaacttACCTCGAGGCTCAGTAATATTGCCTTTCCACTCACGAACTGACTCATTAGGAAACTCAAACTTGACCactttagcatgacaatcaagaatggcaTAACACTTGTATAACCAATCGATCCATatgatcacatcaaaatcaaccatttctaactcaatgAGGTCTGTCGTAGTCTCTCAATCCTTAATTATATTCACACAGCCCCTATAGACGCGGGAggcaataatagaatctcccaccagaGTTCACACAGAAAATGGTCCAAGTAGTTGTTCTGGCTCTATCCCAAAATCCAAAGCAAAGTACGGAGTAACATAGGAAAAAGTAGATCGGGGGTCCACAAGAGTATAAGCATCTAGAGTACAAACAGTAAGTATACCTGTGACGACAGCATCTGAAGCCTCCGCAGTAAGGAGAGTAGGCATGGCATAGAAATGGGGATGAGACCCCTGGGAAGTAGTTGTTGTCTGTGGCACTTTTCCTGCATTGCGCCCATTGTGGGCCCCATTACCCCTAGGTGAGGGCGGTGCAATCGAAGTAGTAGCCATAAATGGTGACAGATGAGCTATCAAACCCTGCTGACTATTAGGACAAAACTTTCGGATATGACCCATCAACCCACAACCATAGCACGGACCACGGGGTCCCTTGGTAGCACTAGATTGACGTTGATGAGATCCCACACTACTCTAAGCCTGTTGTCCAGTGCGGTGGTCGCCCTGAATTGGCATAGACTGGCTTCCTTATCTAGTACTGCTCTGCCCCTTGCCCGAATTAGGCACTACACTAAAAGTGCCAAAAGTCCGAGCCTTTTTGTTCTGCTCCCTATTAGCCCTCTCCTCCTGATGAATCCTCTCAAGATCCATTTCTTAATCCATAAAATCAGTAAAGGAGGTGTTTCTTCTCCAAGTAGCTGTATCTTTTCTGATGCCCGAAATCAAGCCACGAGCAAAGCGGTCAATCTTCTCATCCTCAGTAGGGATGAGGTAGGGAGCATAGCGGGATAACTTCTCGAATTTGATGCTATACTCTAGAATGGTCACAGTATCCTACTTTAAGGTCTCAAACAATATCGCAAGGGCAGCTTTCACTCCTGGTGGTAACCACTTCTTAATGAAGATCTTCTTAAACTCCGCCCAAATCATTGGAGGTGCATCCTCCGGTCGACTCTTCTCTACCCCTTTGAACTAGAGGTTAGCAATGTCTTTCAACTAGTCGGCTTCCAATCAAACCACACGATAGTCTTTAACTCCCAACAAAGTAGTAGTTTTCTCAACTTCCTCCAAGAAGCCCTGAGGGTATGCAGTAGAATTTGTACTGGTGAAAACTGGAGGCTCAAGTCTCACAAATTTCATGGCCAACTGCGCCATGTCTTCAACCACTGGTGCTCTCATCCCTCCTTATTGGAGTGTCTGAATACCCACTTGAAGGTTATGTAGGATCTACATAGCCATGGGGTCTGCAAAAGTATCCATAGCCTTCCTAATATCATTGAGGGTCTTCTCCAAGTGATTTGGTTCTAGAGGTGGAGCAGGTGTCTCATCAACTTTTTCCTCGAGCTCCTGGACCATCCTTGGAACCATTGGATCTGGCATAGTCTGTGCTCTTGAAGCCTTCGGAGGTCGGCCCCTAGGTCTAGCGGGTACCCCTCCCGAAGCTGCATCGGGTATAAGAGCAGCTTCCCGGTTCATATTACCGCCACGCGTGTTCACCATCTTCTACCAATGGATATAGCGTACGAGTTAGGAAATATTTCTTAGCTCTATTACATGATtctagaataagaagaaagagtgaagtGTTCTTATAATGTCCATATAGCCTTGTcgatataagtgtggtgcacaacacaccaatACAGAGAAGTCTACCAGACAAGATTCTatagacttcctaggactcgaattagaacctagggctctgataccaagtttgtcacaccctaAAACCACGTGACCGGCACTCAGTATTCTACCCGACCCGAGTGAACCATCCCATAAATTAATACTCACCTATGTTCCTAACAGGAGGATGCAAAAGCCTGTTAAAGTACAAACATTTTAAGATATAAAACAAGACATGAATAATATCTTtaagtaaatatttttctttgaaaGAAAACTTCATAAATATAAAAGAAAGTTTCATTCATGCGTGCCATATTAGTAACCATATGATTACAACCCAAAATGAATACTACTATTGTTTGTGGAATCTCTATGACACATAATGAAATAGTTAACCTAGGCATAACCCAATGGCTTAAaggataataatataataaagttcTCCATGGGTAAGAGTGTGGAGTCTCaccaaaagaatcaatagaaaaTGTAGAGCTGCCCTAACCATGCGGTCCAAGCTGCTCAGGTCTAGTCTCTCAAAACGGAAATGGAAATGTGGCTGAAAGGCCTAAGCTCTACATGCCTAGTACGAATCATGAACCGTTCCCCAAAAGAAAATAGGACAACACTTAAGAAGATATAAGATTTGCAATAACAATTAATATAGAAAGAAGCCTACATATCCATTAACAATTtagacaataaaataaaatagtatGGTAAAACATATTTCAAAGTCTTCCTTTAGCATTAATCTTTGCAAATCATGTTACAATTTTCATTTATCGGGAGCACTATGCCATCACCGACACGAAAGAATGTCAACTAGGtaatgtacctagcggcaagtatcatataccctacttgctcaggtcgtctcatcgttgTGCCGTACGAATCTACTCAGTCGTGCTAATAAAGTAGCACAATAGTACACCTCGTACTTCCCAACCGTAAGGTAGGTTATACGCCtctaccggcacgtgtagtttcatgacctAATGAGAAAACGTATCCAGGGTCAATTTGGGTGAACTTAAGTAACTCCCAAAACCTTTACATTAATCAATGACGATGTTCATAGCCAAATCAACTATTTGAGAATAGTTAAATCCAAGATATTTCACAACTCAtatatttccatttcaaaaataCTACAAGTGCTATTCcttatttttgttttaaaaatttgaaaaatatttcaagaaaataatatttatagCACTTAAATCTTTTATGA
Protein-coding sequences here:
- the LOC138898734 gene encoding uncharacterized protein, which produces MTNSLSVNFLLESVAFLDYVVTREGIRVDPQKIEAVKSWPRPTTPTEIRSFLGLVSYYQWFVEGFSTLASPLTKLTQRAMKFQWSDACERSFQELKARLTTTPVLTLPTGSDGFVVYCDASRVGLDYVLMQKGKVIAYASRQLKIHEKNYLTHDLELAGGICFENLEALFVCIHYHPRKANVVADSLSQKSGGTLAHLPIAKDIAACAIARSSLIERVKAKQFEDPNLMNIRNGVQSKDILAFSLDEDGVLKMNGHLCMLMEFTDGQAGRTIQMLEDMLRASVLDFGVNWDEHLPLVEFSYNNSYQASIQMAPYEALYGRHYRSPIGWFKPTEVGLLGPGLVHDVLQKVSPMNGIMRFGKKGKLCPRFIGPYRVLKRIGEVVYKLQLPASMTSVHPVFHVSMLRGYILDPTHIISSEVVEINDGLTYDEEPVEILDRQVRRLRTKDIASLKVLWRNHDVEEAT